One genomic segment of Cervus canadensis isolate Bull #8, Minnesota chromosome 14, ASM1932006v1, whole genome shotgun sequence includes these proteins:
- the DMRTA1 gene encoding doublesex- and mab-3-related transcription factor A1 — MEQSQCGSRDRSRSGPPHLAPGLVVAAPPPPSPALPVPPGIPVPPTFLRPSSLFLRAASTAGSGGCLPPAELERGVGAVAGGYPRTPKCARCRNHGVVSALKGHKRFCRWRDCACAKCTLIAERQRVMAAQVALRRQQAQEESEARGLQRLLYPGPLGPGARSSGGSSRTETSQTASSGPATVTALGLSASRKASGLATPVFEIFQPDDVEEKQGQKESKCDSCQSGQEELGSKSHQFTLRSSPKSNDVAGKQNIRSSISENPNKDDSIQSLHPGEQSGGEESPRSLSSSDLESGNESEWAKDFTDSTASHPTVSSRPRDPLDILTKIFPSYRRSRLEGILQFCKGDVVQAIEEILNGKEHKPDTRDLANSGPLENTAFPRVSNFSLAGIGFGTLGNKSAFSPLHTTSPSYGSDSSLYSLNPRLGISPFRLAYSSPGRGLSGFMSPYLTPGLVPALPCRPALDYAFSGMIRDSSYLPIKDSVTGSRLYSRPNQSNL; from the exons ATGGAGCAGTCACAGTGTGGCAGTAGAGACCGCAGCCGCAGCGGCCCACCCCACCTAGCTCCGGGACTGGTGGTAGCGGCCCCTCCGCCCCCGTCTCCAGCGTTACCGGTACCCCCGGGGATACCCGTTCCTCCAACTTTCCTGCGCCCGTCCAGCCTCTTTCTGAGGGCAGCCTCCACCGCCGGAAGCGGAGGTTGCCTGCCGCCTGCCGAACTGGAAAGGGGGGTGGGCGCTGTGGCCGGTGGCTACCCACGGACACCCAAGTGCGCCCGTTGTCGCAACCACGGAGTGGTGTCAGCCCTCAAGGGCCACAAGCGCTTCTGCCGCTGGCGGGACTGCGCGTGTGCCAAGTGCACCCTGATCGCAGAGCGCCAGCGTGTCATGGCCGCACAGGTGGCGCTGCGCAGACAGCAGGCCCAAGAGGAGAGCGAGGCTCGGGGGCTGCAGCGGCTTCTGTACCCTGGACCCTTAGGACCAGGGGCTCGGTCATCCGGAGGCAGCAGCAGAACGGAGACTTCCCAGACAGCCTCGAGCGGCCCTGCGACGGTGACTGCTCTGGGACTGAGTGCCTCGAGAAAGGCTAGTGGTCTGGCGACCCCTGTTTTCGAAATTTTCCAGCCAGATGATGTAGAGGAAAAACAAG GACAAAAGGAGAGTAAATGTGACTCATGCCAGAGTGGACAAGAAGAACTGGGGTCTAAATCCCATCAGTTTACCCTGAGATCATCTCCTAAGTCTAATGATGTCGCTGGAAAACAAAACATCAGGTCATCTATTTCAGAAAACCCAAACAAGGATGATAGCATTCAGTCTCTTCATCCTGGGGAGCAGTCAGGAGGGGAAGAGAGTCCCAGGTCCCTGTCATCCTCTGATTTGGAATCAGGAAATGAAAGTGAGTGGGCCAAAGACTTCACTGATTCTACAGCCAGCCATCCCACTGTGTCCTCTAGACCAAGAGACCCTCTTGATATCCTTACCAAGATTTTCCCAAGTTACAGACGCAGCAGGCTAGAAGGCATTCTGCAGTTCTGCAAAGGGGATGTGGTCCAAGCTATTGAAGAGATcctaaatggaaaagaacacaAACCAGACACCAGGGACCTAGCAAATTCAGGACCATTGGAAAACACAGCTTTTCCGAGAGTTTCGAATTTTAGTTTAGCTGGAATTGGTTTTGGAACTCTAGGAAATAAATCAGCTTTCTCTCCCCTTCACACTACTTCTCCTTCTTACGGAAGTGATTCAAGTCTCTACAGCTTAAATCCTAGACTAGGTATCAGTCCATTTCGGCTGGCATATTCCTCTCCAGGGAGAGGACTGTCTGGTTTCATGTCTCCCTATCTGACTCCTGGGTTGGTACCAGCATTGCCTTGTAGGCCAGCTTTGGATTATGCTTTTTCAGGAATGATTAGGGATTCTTCTTACCTTCCCATCAAAGACTCAGTAACTGGTAGCAGACTGTATTCCAGGCCAAATCAGAGTAACCTGTAA